A genomic window from Methanovulcanius yangii includes:
- a CDS encoding PKD domain-containing protein, whose translation MKKMLILATIFLILVLALPGSVSAATTEIQVTRYANDGIYVLNQTTVTYTWMEANLPVYGDGVTHYYHQGPVFVDDEDPDEEMLLRWNIAEDTNVLTKDMGAVKGTNAKDLCDLVGGMKAGEEAKFISSDNWNRYLAYENIYGYSDREGPVVLTWWRSGQGNVSDGYYDGMRMVWFADNSTNPWGVHAFGNWDWHEAADEQYWYYYYGGPTELYPTTTGLSGKYINRIQIFSTDPVPLPPGADFSANVSSGVMPVTVQFTDLSTYAPTSWEWDFGDGNASTLQNPSHTFTAAGTYTVNLTATNAFGNGTETKAGFITVKALEADFSAAADAVANGGFETGSLTGWTGTGVSVAAGAAYVGSYGASLYSLEGSDSYIEQQVNFTDAGSLTFAYAIPSLNKGKLFVYLNGSPVRTYESTTGWATDTISGYSGIQTVRFLAWTNTKNNNMIAAYIDDATAPYDADDGAGGAAPLTVHFTDASTDTPTMWAWTFGDGGTSNEQNPTHLYTAEGVYNVTLTATNAGGSDTETKVGFVTVS comes from the coding sequence ATGAAAAAAATGTTGATTCTGGCTACTATTTTCCTCATCCTGGTTTTGGCGCTGCCGGGCTCGGTCTCGGCGGCGACGACGGAGATCCAGGTGACACGCTACGCGAACGACGGGATCTATGTCCTGAACCAGACGACTGTCACCTATACCTGGATGGAGGCGAACCTCCCTGTCTACGGCGACGGGGTGACGCACTACTATCACCAGGGCCCGGTTTTTGTCGATGATGAGGATCCCGATGAAGAGATGTTGCTGCGCTGGAATATCGCGGAGGATACGAATGTCCTTACGAAGGATATGGGCGCGGTGAAGGGGACGAACGCAAAGGACCTCTGCGATCTTGTCGGCGGGATGAAGGCAGGGGAGGAGGCGAAGTTCATCTCTTCGGACAACTGGAACAGGTACCTTGCCTACGAGAATATCTACGGATATTCCGACCGCGAAGGGCCGGTCGTGCTGACATGGTGGCGCTCTGGTCAGGGCAATGTCTCGGATGGCTACTATGACGGGATGCGAATGGTCTGGTTTGCGGACAACTCGACGAATCCCTGGGGCGTTCATGCATTCGGAAACTGGGACTGGCACGAGGCTGCCGATGAGCAGTACTGGTACTACTATTACGGGGGGCCGACCGAGCTCTACCCGACAACGACCGGCCTTTCCGGCAAGTACATCAACAGGATACAGATCTTCAGCACCGACCCGGTACCCCTCCCCCCAGGCGCCGACTTCTCGGCGAACGTGTCCTCAGGGGTCATGCCGGTAACCGTGCAGTTCACCGACCTCTCGACGTACGCCCCGACCTCCTGGGAATGGGACTTCGGTGACGGGAACGCCTCGACGCTGCAAAATCCCTCCCACACCTTCACGGCCGCCGGGACGTATACGGTGAACCTGACGGCGACGAATGCCTTCGGGAATGGCACGGAGACGAAGGCAGGATTCATCACCGTGAAGGCGCTCGAGGCGGACTTCAGTGCAGCCGCGGACGCGGTGGCGAACGGAGGATTCGAGACGGGCAGCCTCACCGGCTGGACGGGAACGGGCGTCTCCGTGGCTGCCGGAGCAGCGTATGTGGGTTCATACGGTGCTTCCCTGTATTCGTTGGAGGGGAGCGATTCGTACATCGAGCAGCAGGTGAACTTCACCGATGCGGGCTCACTGACATTTGCCTATGCCATTCCCTCGCTGAACAAGGGGAAGCTGTTTGTGTACCTCAACGGCTCGCCTGTCCGTACCTATGAAAGTACGACGGGGTGGGCGACCGATACGATCAGCGGATACTCGGGAATCCAGACGGTCCGTTTCCTGGCGTGGACCAACACGAAGAATAACAACATGATTGCCGCATACATCGACGACGCGACCGCACCGTACGATGCAGACGACGGTGCCGGCGGCGCTGCTCCGCTGACCGTGCACTTCACGGACGCTTCAACCGATACCCCGACAATGTGGGCATGGACATTCGGGGACGGCGGGACGTCGAACGAACAGAATCCGACTCACCTGTACACCGCCGAAGGGGTCTACAATGTCACCCTCACGGCGACGAATGCCGGCGGAAGCGATACGGAGACGAAAGTCGGTTTCGTGACGGTTTCATGA